In Anopheles gambiae chromosome 2, idAnoGambNW_F1_1, whole genome shotgun sequence, a single window of DNA contains:
- the LOC1274895 gene encoding major facilitator superfamily domain-containing protein 6 isoform X1, whose amino-acid sequence MVEINKKLLPMKAHYFLFNAGTAPVVPFMPTLVRQLGFSTVIVGTIYTVLPIVGMLVKPLFGIIADRFQRQKLLFLIFQILTAVPFFLIMFIPAIPQDSTVTFHCHNGAADLKYCPDNGTSIDACLVESITTNESNGTLLCDMECRTEPWMWDTVCKYWNVSAYCDEKNIPADRILRLTGVVPNNHINLVDECLYFMLREGQMDGGRVPLYCPANTTDFRTSCQVQCNNEQVMGAISHSKIADGDVTGLYQFWLLFLFLIVSWAGMAVVVSVGDAICFEMLGDKPHLYGNQRLWGSIGWGTVSLFAGFLVDTLSEGKLTKDYTIVFYMTIVLIGFDMLCSSKLQHTQTRLSTNILKDVGKIFVNFRICVFFCWCVLIGFGTALIWNFLFWHLEDLASAQEGCGHSTWIKTLEGIIMSIQTFGGELPFFFLSGWILKKIGHIHAMSLVLLGFGVRFLLYSLLTDPWWVIPIEFMNGITFGLFYATMASYASIVAPPGTEATMQGLVGAVFEGVGVSLGSLLAGNLFHRIGGSATFRAFGTAALILFVLHVVVQKLTDRFSSQGKQKQQKMNGLTDVKLKENGTHCGSGGGLGENGLSNGQLGKTGSILSESTVQEVLHETDHEQDQLHDCPPASRAEGQKNASNGNVAGHEGEKQPNGNTAAAAAVQGQLYEVPLN is encoded by the exons ATGGTAGAGATTAACAAGAAACTGTTGCCCATGAAGGCACACTACTTCCTCTTCAATGCAG GAACGGCTCCAGTAGTGCCTTTTATGCCGACGCTCGTGCGGCAGCTCGGCTTCTCTACGGTGATCGTCGGAACGATCTACACGGTCCTGCCGATCGTGGGCATGCTGGTGAAGCCCCTGTTCGGCATCATTGCCGATCGGTTTCAGCGCCAGAAGCTGCTGTTTCTAATCTTTCAG ATCCTTACAGCCGTTCCGTTCTTTCTGATCATGTTCATCCCGGCGATCCCGCAGGACTCGACCGTCACATTCCACTGCCACAATGGGGCGGCCGACCTGAAGTACTGCCCGGACAATGGGACGAGCATTGACGCGTGCCTGGTGGAAAGCATCACCACGAACGAGAGCAACGGCACGCTGCTGTGCGATATGGAGTGCCGCACCGAGCCGTGGATGTGGGACACGGTGTGCAAGTACTGGAACGTGTCGGCGTACTGCGACGAGAAGAACATACCGGCCGATCGCATCCTCCGACTGACGGGCGTCGTGCCCAACAACCACATCAATCTGGTCGACGAGTGTCTGTACTTTATGCTGCGCGAGGGCCAGATGGACGGCGGCCGGGTACCGCTGTACTGTCCCGCGAACACGACCGACTTCCGGACGAGCTGCCAGGTGCAGTGCAACAACGAGCAGGTGATGGGTGCGATCTCACACTCGAAGATTGCCGACGGCGACGTGACGGGGCTGTATCAGTTCTGGTTGCTGTTCCTGTTCCTGATCGTCAGCTGGGCCGGTATGGCCGTGGTGGTTAGCGTCGGCGATGCGATCTGCTTCGAGATGCTGGGCGACAAGCCGCACCTGTACGGCAACCAGCGGCTGTGGGGTTCGATCGGCTGGGGCACGGTGTCGCTGTTTGCCGGCTTCCTGGTCGACACGCTGTCCGAGGGCAAGCTGACGAAGGACTACACGATCGTGTTTTACATGACGATCGTGCTGATTGGGTTCGATATGCTTTGCTCCTCCAAATTGCAG CACACCCAGACACGCCTGTCCACCAACATTCTGAAGGATGTTGGCAAAATATTTGTCAACTTCCGAATTTGTGTCTTTTTCTGCTGGTGTGTGCTGATCGGCTTCGGAACAGCACTGATTTGGAACTTTTTGTTCTGGCATTTGGAGGATCTGGCCAGCGCCCAGGAAGG ATGTGGCCATTCGACTTGGATTAAAACGCTGGAAGGCATCATCATGTCGATCCAAACGTTCGGCGGTGAGCTGCCATTCTTTTTCCTGTCCGGTTGGATACTGAAAAAGATTGGCCACATCCACGCGATGAGCCTGGTGCTGCTTGGGTTCGGCGTACGCTTCCTGCTGTACTCGCTGCTGACCGATCCGTGGTGGGTCATACCGATCGAGTTCATGAACGGTATCACGTTCGGTCTGTTCTACGCAACGATGGCATCCTACGCCAGTATCGTTGCACCGCCCGGCACAGAAGCAACCATGCAG GGACTCGTGGGAGCAGTGTTCGAAGGTGTCGGCGTCTCCCTAGGCAGCTTGCTGGCCGGCAATCTGTTCCATCGTATCGGTGGCAGTGCAACGTTCCGCGCGTTCGGCACGGCGGCGCTCATACTCTTCGTGCTGCACGTCGTCGTGCAGAAGCTGACCGACCGCTTCAGCAGCCAGGGTAAGCAAAAGCAACAGAAAATGAACGGCTTGACGGACGTTAAGCTCAAGGAAAACGGAACGCATTGCGGGTCGGGTGGCGGGCTGGGCGAGAACGGTCTCTCCAACGGACAGCTGGGCAAAACCGGCTCCATCCTGTCGGAGTCCACCGTGCAGGAGGTGCTGCACGAAACCGACCATGAGCAGGACCAGCTACACGATTGCCCCCCCGCCAGCCGGGCAGAAGGGCAGAAGAATGCCTCCAACGGGAACGTGGCCGGACACGAGGGAGAAAAGCAGCCGAACGGCAATacggctgccgccgccgctgtcCAAGGCCAGCTGTACGAAGTGCCATTAAATTAG
- the LOC1274897 gene encoding exosome complex exonuclease RRP44, with product MLTNKVFMKKTKRGNILKIVREHYLRDDIWCGSAACQTCPADENAALLDEVPEPVSERFAFPHYLLLDTNVILYQMDLLEESAIRNVIILHTVLDEVKHRSAVVYKRLRAVLSDPARKFYTFVNEHHKDTYVEREPGESANDRNDRMIRTAAEWYGKHLAPRVGKKSAQAGVRIVLLSDDADNRAKAMALGLSTCSALEYMKAAKATFAHLLDKIAQRELVSESKDPLFPSHLTMLQIHEGIKGGKLMQGGFLASRENYLEGYVRVEGIEKAVLIQGRMNLNRAVDGDTVAIEMLPESEWKAPSDVVLVDEQTDPGDMVEPDPTFSVKPQAEREPTAKVVGIIKRKWRQYCGILLPSHIQGSTRHIFVPAERKIPRIRIETRQAATLLSQRIIVAIDQWPRHSRYPQGHFVRALGPIGSKETENEVILLEHDVPHSRFSEDVLACLPELPWTITAADLQRRVDLRGITVCSVDPPGCTDIDDALHARRLPNGNIEVGVHIADVGHFIRPGTALDREAASRATTVYLVDKRIDMVPGLLSSNLCSLRGGEERFAFSCIWELDDEANIRNTRYHKSVIKSKSALTYEEAQIIIDDAKQTNDVATSLRLLNRLAKILKKRRTEKGALVLASPEIRFQVDSETHDPIDVKAKQLLETNSMVEEFMLLANVSVAEKIEQEFPECAMLRRHPCPPQANYEPLVKAAEHQGFEILTTSGKELATSLDKAVKPDNPYFNTMLRILATRCMMQAVYFISGTVQRDEFFHYGLAAPIYTHFTSPIRRYADIIVHRLLAACIGADSTYPELLDKKVNSNLCNNLNYRNRMAQYAGRASVALHTHLFFRKRSEDEQAYILFIRKNALQILVPKYGFEGTIYVTGRNNEEIKTGVRFVYDEEQQTQRCGQVVFRAFDPVIVRLSLDSTNVQHEKLVFELVKPYIEGFSVKAQGAAAEVETPKRKGEPQQTTKSKKNKKAK from the coding sequence ATGTTGACAAACAAAGTGTTtatgaaaaaaacgaaacgcgGCAATATTCTGAAAATTGTCCGTGAGCACTACCTGCGCGATGATATCTGGTGCGGCTCGGCCGCCTGCCAAACGTGCCCGGCGGACGAGAACGCGGCGCTGCTGGACGAGGTGCCGGAACCGGTGAGCGAGCGGTTCGCCTTTCCGCACTACCTGCTGCTCGACACGAACGTCATACTCTACCAGATGGACCTGCTGGAGGAGAGCGCGATTCGGAACGTGATCATACTGCACACGGTGCTGGACGAGGTGAAGCATCGCAGCGCGGTCGTTTACAAGCGGCTCCGGGCCGTGCTGTCCGATCCGGCCCGCAAGTTCTACACGTTCGTGAACGAACACCACAAGGATACGTACGTGGAGCGGGAACCGGGCGAGTCGGCGAACGATCGTAACGATCGAATGATTCGGACGGCGGCCGAATGGTATGGGAAGCATCTTGCCCCACGGGTGGGCAAGAAGTCGGCCCAGGCGGGCGTACGCATCGTGCTGCTGTCGGACGACGCAGACAATCGTGCCAAAGCGATGGCACTCGGGCTGAGCACGTGCTCGGCCTTGGAGTACATGAAGGCGGCAAAGGCCACGTTTGCCCATCTGCTGGACAAGATTGCCCAGCGTGAGCTGGTGAGCGAATCGAAGGATCCACTGTTTCCTTCCCATCTCACGATGCTGCAGATACACGAGGGCATCAAGGGCGGGAAGTTGATGCAGGGCGGGTTTTTGGCGTCACGCGAAAATTACCTCGAGGGGTATGTGCGGGTCGAGGGCATCGAGAAGGCGGTACTGATTCAGGGACGCATGAATCTGAACCGTGCCGTCGATGGAGATACGGTCGCGATCGAGATGCTGCCCGAAAGCGAATGGAAAGCGCCGAGCGATGTGGTGCTGGTGGACGAGCAGACCGACCCGGGCGACATGGTCGAGCCGGACCCGACGTTTAGCGTGAAGCCGCAGGCGGAACGCGAACCGACCGCCAAGGTGGTCGGCATCATTAAGCGCAAGTGGCGCCAGTACTGTGGCATACTGCTGCCCAGTCACATCCAGGGCTCGACGCGCCACATCTTTGTGCCGGCGGAGCGCAAGATACCGCGCATTCGGATCGAGACGCGCCAGGCGGCGACGCTCCTGTCGCAGCGCATCATCGTTGCGATCGACCAGTGGCCCCGGCACTCGCGCTACCCGCAGGGCCATTTCGTGCGCGCCCTCGGGCCGATCGGCTCGAAGGAAACGGAAAACGAGGTCATCCTGCTGGAGCACGACGTGCCGCACAGCCGCTTCTCGGAGGACGTGCTGGCCTGCCTGCCCGAGCTGCCGTGGACGATCACGGCTGCGGATCTGCAGCGGCGGGTGGACCTGCGCGGCATCACCGTCTGTTCGGTCGATCCGCCCGGCTGTACGGACATTGACGATGCGCTGCACGCGCGCCGTCTGCCCAACGGAAACATCGAGGTCGGCGTACACATCGCGGACGTGGGCCACTTCATACGGCCGGGCACGGCGCTCGACCGGGAAGCGGCATCGCGGGCCACCACCGTCTACCTGGTGGACAAGCGCATCGACATGGTGCCGGGACTGCTCAGCTCCAACCTTTGCTCGCTGCGCGGTGGCGAGGAACGTTTCGCGTTCTCCTGCATCTGGGAGCTGGACGACGAGGCCAACATCCGGAACACCCGGTACCACAAGAGTGTGATCAAGTCGAAAAGTGCGCTCACGTACGAGGAGGCCCAGATCATCATCGACGATGCGAAGCAGACGAACGACGTGGCCACCTCGCTGCGCCTGCTGAATCGGCTGgcgaaaatattgaaaaagcgGCGCACGGAAAAGGGCGCCCTCGTGCTGGCGTCGCCCGAAATTCGCTTCCAGGTGGACAGCGAAACGCACGACCCGATCGACGTGAAGGCGAAGCAGCTGCTGGAAACCAACTCGATGGTGGAAGAGTTCATGCTGCTCGCGAACGTCTCGGTCGCGGAAAAGATCGAACAAGAGTTCCCCGAGTGTGCGATGCTCCGGCGGCATCCCTGTCCGCCGCAGGCCAACTACGAGCCGCTGGTCAAAGCGGCGGAGCATCAGGGCTTCGAGATACTGACCACGAGCGGCAAGGAGCTGGCCACCAGCCTGGACAAGGCGGTCAAGCCGGACAATCCGTACTTCAACACGATGCTGCGCATACTGGCCACGCGCTGCATGATGCAGGCCGTCTACTTCATCAGCGGCACCGTGCAGCGGGACGAGTTCTTCCACTACGGTTTGGCCGCCCCGATTTACACCCACTTTACGTCTCCGATTCGCCGGTACGCCGACATCATCGTGCACCGGCTGCTGGCGGCCTGCATCGGGGCCGATTCCACCTACCCGGAGCTGCTGGACAAGAAGGTCAACTCGAACCTGTGCAACAATCTGAACTACCGCAACCGGATGGCACAGTACGCGGGCCGCGCCTCGGTCGCGCTGCACACGCATCTGTTCTTCCGCAAGCGCTCGGAGGACGAGCAGGCGTACATACTGTTCATCCGCAAGAACGCGCTTCAGATACTGGTGCCGAAGTACGGGTTCGAGGGTACGATTTACGTGACGGGGCGCAACAACGAGGAGATCAAAACGGGCGTCCGGTTCGTGTACGACGAGGAGCAGCAGACGCAGCGCTGCGGCCAGGTTGTGTTCCGCGCGTTCGATCCGGTGATCGTGCGGCTCAGCCTCGACTCGACGAACGTGCAGCACGAAAAGCTCGTGTTCGAGCTGGTAAAACCGTACATCGAAGGGTTCAGCGTGAAGGCGCAAGGTGCGGCCGCGGAAGTGGAAACGCCGAAGCGCAAAGGCGAGCCGCAGCAGACTACGAAGtcgaagaaaaacaagaaggCAAAGTAA
- the LOC5667174 gene encoding biogenesis of lysosome-related organelles complex 1 subunit 6, which produces MSEETSDSESQDIQEHNETVRALSAGLLQIYEPKLREVKENLKELINKQNDLQIAMTGEKNAFSSRQIQEVNEMVLKTKAYKDKVARIKMQMHQIHQRTKNLRAKALEIQELKVNQCATKLQQLHYEESLVANSKRTPRKS; this is translated from the exons ATGTCTGAGGAAAC CTCCGACAGCGAAAGTCAAGACATTCAGGAGCACAATGAAACGGTACGGGCACTGTCTGCCGGATTGCTACAGATTTACGAGCCCAAGCTCAGGGAAGTTAAGGAAAACCTGAAGGAACTGAT AAACAAACAGAACGATCTACAAATTGCAATGACCGGCGAAAAGAATGCTTTCTCCAGCCGGCAGATACAGGAAGTCAACGAAATG GTGCTCAAGACGAAAGCCTACAAAGATAAGGTGGCGCGcattaaaatgcaaatgcatcAAATTCATCAACGAACAAAGAATCTCAGG GCAAAAGCGTTGGAAATCCAGGAACTCAAGGTGAACCAATGTGCAACGAAGCTGCAACAGCTGCATTACGAAGAATCGCTGGTTGCGAACAGTAAACGAACCCCACGGAAATCTTAA
- the LOC1274896 gene encoding protein KTI12 homolog, whose amino-acid sequence MPLIVITGLPRSGKTSRAKELEKYFTELGKGPVHIVSEADCIARSGCGVKESFTDTGKEKQIRASLKSEAMKLLTKSTLVIMDGTNYIKGYRYEIFCMSKNARTTQCTVHCAMTVEQRNARREEIVQSSPSGELDAETFDALCQRYEEPQDTSRWDRPLFTVYGGEEMELARINSALYEQAPLPPNLATQNMPLSATNFLFELDKSTQTIIDQIAAARKIGLDGPVEIPQAGMRAEVPANMSVAQLNRHRRQFLNYVKMHTNVSSDISKIPAIFVQFLNTNTNGA is encoded by the exons ATGCCTCTCATCGTAATCACCGGCCTGCCGCGCAGCGGGAAAACAAGCCGCGCCAAAGAGCTGGAAAAATACTTCACCGAGCTTGGTAAAGGACCAGTGCACATCGTGTCCGAAGCGGACTGCATCGCTCGGTCCGGGTGCGGCGTGAAGGAGAGCTTCACCGACAcgggaaaggaaaagcaaatCCGTGCCAGCCTGAAATCGGAAGCGATGAAACTGCTCACCAAGTCGACGCTGGTCATCATGGATGGAACGAATTACATTAAGGGCTATCGGTACGAAATCTTCTGCATGAGCAAAAACGCCCGTACGACCCAGTGCACGGTACACTGTGCCATGACGGTTGAGCAGCGAAATGCTCGCAGGGAGGAGATTGTACAGAGTTCCCCGAGTGGGGAACTGGATGCGGAAACGTTCGATGCTCTTTGCCAGCGGTACGAGGAACCACAGGACACGAGCCGCTGGGATCGACCCCTGTTTACCGTGTACGGTGGAGAGGAGATGGAGCTAGCGCGCATCAACAGCGCACTGTACGAACAGGCCCCGCTGCCTCCGAATTTGGCCACGCAAAAT ATGCCACTGAGTGCGACCAATTTTCTGTTCGAGCTGGACAAAAGTACGCAGACGATCATCGATCAGATAGCGGCGGCAAGGAAAATTGGCCTGGACGGCCCGGTAGAGATACCGCAGGCGGGCATGCGTGCGGAAGTCCCGGCGAACATGAGCGTGGCGCAGCTGAACCGGCATCGGCGACAGTTTTTGAACTACGTGAAAATGCACACGAACGTTAGCTCGGATATTAGCAAAATACCGGCCATCTTTGTACAGTTTCTCAACACAAATACAAATGGCGCTTAA
- the LOC1274895 gene encoding major facilitator superfamily domain-containing protein 6 isoform X2: MVEINKKLLPMKAHYFLFNAGTAPVVPFMPTLVRQLGFSTVIVGTIYTVLPIVGMLVKPLFGIIADRFQRQKLLFLIFQILTAVPFFLIMFIPAIPQDSTVTFHCHNGAADLKYCPDNGTSIDACLVESITTNESNGTLLCDMECRTEPWMWDTVCKYWNVSAYCDEKNIPADRILRLTGVVPNNHINLVDECLYFMLREGQMDGGRVPLYCPANTTDFRTSCQVQCNNEQVMGAISHSKIADGDVTGLYQFWLLFLFLIVSWAGMAVVVSVGDAICFEMLGDKPHLYGNQRLWGSIGWGTVSLFAGFLVDTLSEGKLTKDYTIVFYMTIVLIGFDMLCSSKLQHTQTRLSTNILKDVGKIFVNFRICVFFCWCVLIGFGTALIWNFLFWHLEDLASAQEGCGHSTWIKTLEGIIMSIQTFGGELPFFFLSGWILKKIGHIHAMSLVLLGFGVRFLLYSLLTDPWWVIPIEFMNGITFGLFYATMASYASIVAPPGTEATMQGLVGAVFEGVGVSLGSLLAGNLFHRIGGSATFRAFGTAALILFVLHVVVQKLTDRFSSQETRPGYAPPKEALENVEDDEPIVPGGSYQK, translated from the exons ATGGTAGAGATTAACAAGAAACTGTTGCCCATGAAGGCACACTACTTCCTCTTCAATGCAG GAACGGCTCCAGTAGTGCCTTTTATGCCGACGCTCGTGCGGCAGCTCGGCTTCTCTACGGTGATCGTCGGAACGATCTACACGGTCCTGCCGATCGTGGGCATGCTGGTGAAGCCCCTGTTCGGCATCATTGCCGATCGGTTTCAGCGCCAGAAGCTGCTGTTTCTAATCTTTCAG ATCCTTACAGCCGTTCCGTTCTTTCTGATCATGTTCATCCCGGCGATCCCGCAGGACTCGACCGTCACATTCCACTGCCACAATGGGGCGGCCGACCTGAAGTACTGCCCGGACAATGGGACGAGCATTGACGCGTGCCTGGTGGAAAGCATCACCACGAACGAGAGCAACGGCACGCTGCTGTGCGATATGGAGTGCCGCACCGAGCCGTGGATGTGGGACACGGTGTGCAAGTACTGGAACGTGTCGGCGTACTGCGACGAGAAGAACATACCGGCCGATCGCATCCTCCGACTGACGGGCGTCGTGCCCAACAACCACATCAATCTGGTCGACGAGTGTCTGTACTTTATGCTGCGCGAGGGCCAGATGGACGGCGGCCGGGTACCGCTGTACTGTCCCGCGAACACGACCGACTTCCGGACGAGCTGCCAGGTGCAGTGCAACAACGAGCAGGTGATGGGTGCGATCTCACACTCGAAGATTGCCGACGGCGACGTGACGGGGCTGTATCAGTTCTGGTTGCTGTTCCTGTTCCTGATCGTCAGCTGGGCCGGTATGGCCGTGGTGGTTAGCGTCGGCGATGCGATCTGCTTCGAGATGCTGGGCGACAAGCCGCACCTGTACGGCAACCAGCGGCTGTGGGGTTCGATCGGCTGGGGCACGGTGTCGCTGTTTGCCGGCTTCCTGGTCGACACGCTGTCCGAGGGCAAGCTGACGAAGGACTACACGATCGTGTTTTACATGACGATCGTGCTGATTGGGTTCGATATGCTTTGCTCCTCCAAATTGCAG CACACCCAGACACGCCTGTCCACCAACATTCTGAAGGATGTTGGCAAAATATTTGTCAACTTCCGAATTTGTGTCTTTTTCTGCTGGTGTGTGCTGATCGGCTTCGGAACAGCACTGATTTGGAACTTTTTGTTCTGGCATTTGGAGGATCTGGCCAGCGCCCAGGAAGG ATGTGGCCATTCGACTTGGATTAAAACGCTGGAAGGCATCATCATGTCGATCCAAACGTTCGGCGGTGAGCTGCCATTCTTTTTCCTGTCCGGTTGGATACTGAAAAAGATTGGCCACATCCACGCGATGAGCCTGGTGCTGCTTGGGTTCGGCGTACGCTTCCTGCTGTACTCGCTGCTGACCGATCCGTGGTGGGTCATACCGATCGAGTTCATGAACGGTATCACGTTCGGTCTGTTCTACGCAACGATGGCATCCTACGCCAGTATCGTTGCACCGCCCGGCACAGAAGCAACCATGCAG GGACTCGTGGGAGCAGTGTTCGAAGGTGTCGGCGTCTCCCTAGGCAGCTTGCTGGCCGGCAATCTGTTCCATCGTATCGGTGGCAGTGCAACGTTCCGCGCGTTCGGCACGGCGGCGCTCATACTCTTCGTGCTGCACGTCGTCGTGCAGAAGCTGACCGACCGCTTCAGCAGCCAGG AAACGCGTCCTGGTTACGCACCACCAAAGGAGGCGCTGGAAAACGTAGAAGACGATGAACCGATCGTGCCCGGTGGCAGCTATCAGAAGTAA